One Pseudomonas tolaasii NCPPB 2192 genomic window carries:
- a CDS encoding non-ribosomal peptide synthase/polyketide synthase, protein MIESVGALSPEKRKALAILLSQKGINLYGIAPIFRRAAGEPLRLSYAQERQWFLWQLEPDSAAYHIPTALRLRGQLDRSALQRSFDALVVRHETLRTGFVREQEQLLQVVHEPFSLPIAVKAVPADGAGAGLDAWLKAAIEQEISEVFDLMQGPLVRATLLQVAEDDHVLVLVQHHIVSDGASMQVMVEELIEVYAGCCRGEVSVPAALPIQYADYAQWQRSWMDAGERERQLAYWVEQLGGEQPVLELPLDHPRPAVQSYRGARLDVPVPAALGKALQALARREGATLYMLLLASFQTLLHRYSGQRDVRVGVPIANRNRAETERLIGFFVNTQVLHARIDSRSTFRDLLQQVKTVALGAQEHQDLPFEQLVEALAPARSLSRSPLFQVMFNHQTAARSSEQVLQLPGLSVESMAWDSRTAQFDLTMDTHESADGVHASLTYATDLFEPGRIERMAQHWLALLQGIVDAPDRAVGELALLSAAEQQMILQDWNSTSETYPLDASVQQLIETQVLKAPGAQALAFGDVSLSYSELNTRANQLAHQLIAHGVGPDVLVGIAVERSIEMVVGLLAILKAGGAYVPFDPEYPQERLQYMIEDSGIGLLLTQQALVSQLPVPQGLQTLVLDQLNNTGFSSENPNIPVTGENLAYVIYTSGSTGKPKGAGNRHSALTNRLCWMQQAYQLGASDTVLQKTPFSFDVSVWEFFWPLITGARLVVAAPGDHRDPARLVELINREQVSTLHFVPSMLQAFLQDTGVAQCTSLTRIVCSGEALPADAQQQVFAKLPQANLYNLYGPTEAAIDVTHWTCVEEGRDSVPIGRPIANLACYILDDNLEPAPVGVLGELYLGGEGLARGYHRRPSLTAERFAVSPFGHGERLYRTGDLARYRADGVIEYAGRIDHQVKLRGLRIELGEIEARLLEHEVVRETAVTVIDGKHLLAYVVLAETRDNWRETLSAYLQQSLPDYMVPNQWMLLEQLPLSPNGKLDRKALPKPDAAVQQAYVAPRSELEQRIASVWADVLRVEQVGVTDNFFELGGDSIISIQVVGRARQAGIHFTPKELFQYQTVQSLAAVARLGSAGEQIDQRSVTGVTPLLPFQQWFFESAVPDAHHWNQSVLLRPAHNVELAALEASLQALVLHHDALRLRFSEHNGQWQAEHAGDVSQAPLAVAAHVADDVELLALCEQAQRSLNLHQGPLLKGVLATLADGSQRVLLVIHHLVVDGVSWRVLFEDLQTAHTQVSLGLPVTLPAKTSAFKTWAERLQGYAGEAALHGQLPYWQAQLQGAASSLPCHTPDAPLRNRDARTVQTRLSVEATQRLLQQAPAAYRTQVNDLLLTALARVICAWTGQPSTLIQLEGHGREALFDEIDLTRTVGWFTTAFPVRLTPQDDLAGSIKQIKEQLRAIPDKGIGFGVLRYLGDASTQALLRDLPVPRITFNYLGQFDASFDDGQGALFAPATEDRGLEQSPLAPLGNWLTLDGQVYGGQLSIAWTFSEQMFDTPTLQRLADDYAEQLTALIEHCTHSAHVGVTPSDFPLARLSQAQLDQLPVNARSIEDIYPLSPMQQGMLFHSLLEQDAGDYINQMRLRVQGLDVERFCAAWQAALDAHSILRSGFVWEGDLPHALQIVQRDVHLPVELLDWQGHEDLSERLDQLADDERRRGFDLARAPLLRLRLVRTGAGEHELIYTHHHILMDGWSNSQLLGEVLQRYSGQAIESVGRYRDYIDWLQRQDAGAAQGYWQAQLATLQAPTHLAQSLAGAVQPMDVQGYEQQVHVVGAEQVRHLARFAREQKVTLNTMLQAAWLLVLQRYTGQPTVAFGATVAGRPTELAGALQQIGLFINTLPVIARPDPQLSVADWLQQVQDINLGLREYEHTPLFDIQRWAGQGGEALFDSLLVFENYPVSEALQRGAPDGLSFGAVASREQTNYALTLGCNLGEELELHYSFMCKHFSAAQVRRLHAQLEGLLDQLGRAPQTRLGDLSLLSPQDSAELYASNQPAPARDVRYVHERISAQAERRPQAPAVLFDDHVTNFAELHSQSNRLAQYLVAQGVRPEVRVGVALSRGPQMLVALLAVLKAGGAYVPLDASYPRERLAYLMDDSGIGLLLTDSRLRGQLPLPTGLLALELDTLDLADWPDSAPSVRVHDESLAYVIYTSGSTGQPKGVCVAHGPLAMHCEAIGQRYAMTEDDCELHFMSFAFDGAHERWLTALTHGSRLAVRDDSLWSPEQTYAAMHRYGVSVVAFPPAYLLQLAEHAELHGNPPPVRIYCFGGDAVPNDSFERVRDALKPEHIINGYGPTETVVTPLIWKADALARCGAAYAPIGSRIGNRSAWVLSADLDVLPHSVAGELFLGGEGLARGYLDRPGMTAERFVPDPFGVPGGRLYRSGDRVRRREDGIFDYQGRVDHQVKIRGFRVELGEVEARLLEQASVRDAAVVAHAGPGGQQLVGYVVPMQQDEALLPWCDALKAELKRSLPDYMVPTHLLALERMPLTPNGKLDRKALPKPDVSTLQQHYVAPVSALEQQVAAIWAEVLRLERVGLSDHFFELGGHSLLATQVISRVRHALGIALPLKALFEHSTLQAFVQCLGPVAGEARETAMAAVDRSQPLALSYAQERQWFLWQLDPQGSAYHIPTALRLRGPLDLSALHYSFDRLIERHESLRTHFTQVDGRVIQVVGAPVSLDIAVEDASGADDAFLRARIDAALAEPFDLRQGPLLRASLLRLSAQEHVLVLAQHHIVSDGWSMQVMVDELVELYAARVQSLPAELPALPIQYADYAQWQRDWMDAGERERQLAYWLANLGGEPSALELPLDRPRPAVQSHRGARLDIALPAALATSLQALARQQGVTLFMLLLASFQILLHRYSAQRDIRVGVPVANRHRSETERLIGFFVNTQVLKAELDPQTGFDQLLQQVKQQALAAQEHQDLPFEQLVEALAPARDLSRSPLFQVLFNHQTAARRDASARQVCGLSFEGVDWDTHTAQFDLALETYESAEQLHASLTYATDLFDAATVERMARHWRALLQGLVEQPRCRVGELPMLADQERLATLAQWNGQPATFAQTAVLHRLIEAQAAQVPDAVALVLGDQQLSYGELNRQANRVAHALIAEGVGPEVLVGIAVERSFDMLVGLLAILKAGGAYVPLDPAYPADRLHYMIEDSGLKLLLTQWPQPTPAGVRNLSIQGDHPAIEHNPQVDVGPDNLAYVIYTSGSTGKPKGTLLPHRNVLRLFDATRGEFNFGPQDCWTLFHSYAFDFSVWEIFGALLHGGRLVIVPQEVSRSPQAFFELLCAEHVTVLNQTPSAFKQLMQVACADEASRTTSLRYVVFGGEALEVNSLRPWFERFGDSTPQLVNMYGITETTVHVTYRPLSLADLNNGASSPLGAAIADLSWYVLDADLHPVPKGCIGELYVGRAGLARGYLNRADLTSTRFVADPFSRDGGRLYRTGDLARYCANGVIEYAGRIDHQVKIRGYRIELGEIEARLQGLPSVREAVVLATEGPGGTQLVGYLVASAPVDDEAAWRESLRASLKAHLPDYMVPAHLLLLAHMPLTANGKLDRKALPQPDARVLQQAFVAPQSELECKVAAIWADVLKLEQVGMTDHFFELGGHSLLVINIVSRIQLELGMTLVPQLLFQYPVLGDLVVQLQNSGEQVSASKLSLLEDLLDEMEGV, encoded by the coding sequence TTGATCGAATCGGTAGGCGCGCTTTCTCCCGAGAAACGCAAAGCTCTGGCGATTCTGCTGAGTCAGAAGGGGATCAATCTCTACGGTATCGCGCCGATTTTTCGGCGTGCTGCCGGCGAGCCTCTTCGGCTTTCCTATGCTCAGGAGCGGCAGTGGTTCCTCTGGCAGTTGGAGCCCGATAGCGCGGCTTACCACATTCCGACAGCGTTGCGCTTGCGTGGGCAGCTGGATCGCAGCGCTTTGCAGCGCAGCTTTGATGCGCTGGTGGTGCGGCATGAAACCTTGCGCACCGGTTTTGTCCGTGAGCAGGAACAATTGCTGCAAGTGGTGCATGAGCCGTTCTCGCTGCCGATTGCCGTCAAGGCCGTACCCGCCGATGGCGCGGGTGCCGGGCTGGACGCCTGGTTGAAAGCGGCCATCGAACAGGAAATCAGTGAGGTCTTCGACCTGATGCAGGGGCCGCTGGTGCGCGCCACGTTGCTGCAGGTTGCCGAGGATGATCACGTGCTGGTGCTGGTTCAGCACCACATCGTGTCCGACGGTGCGTCGATGCAGGTGATGGTTGAAGAGTTGATCGAGGTCTACGCCGGTTGCTGTCGTGGCGAGGTGTCGGTACCGGCGGCCCTGCCGATTCAGTATGCCGATTACGCCCAATGGCAACGCAGCTGGATGGACGCCGGTGAGCGTGAGCGGCAACTGGCTTATTGGGTCGAGCAATTGGGCGGGGAGCAGCCGGTGCTGGAGTTGCCGCTGGACCACCCGCGCCCGGCGGTGCAGAGCTATCGCGGTGCGCGCCTGGATGTTCCGGTGCCGGCCGCGTTGGGCAAGGCGCTGCAGGCACTCGCTCGTCGCGAAGGCGCGACCTTGTACATGCTGTTGCTGGCCTCATTCCAGACGTTATTGCACCGCTACAGCGGGCAGCGCGATGTGCGTGTGGGCGTGCCGATTGCCAACCGCAACCGCGCGGAAACCGAGCGACTGATCGGCTTTTTCGTCAATACCCAAGTGCTCCACGCGCGAATTGACAGCCGGTCGACTTTTCGCGACCTGCTGCAACAGGTCAAGACCGTTGCGTTGGGCGCGCAAGAGCACCAGGACTTGCCGTTCGAGCAACTGGTGGAGGCGCTGGCCCCGGCTCGCAGCCTGAGCCGCAGCCCGTTGTTCCAGGTGATGTTCAACCATCAAACGGCGGCGCGCAGCAGTGAACAGGTGCTGCAATTGCCGGGTTTATCGGTTGAAAGCATGGCGTGGGACAGCCGTACGGCGCAGTTCGACCTGACGATGGACACCCATGAGTCGGCAGACGGCGTGCATGCGTCGCTGACCTATGCGACGGACCTGTTTGAACCCGGCCGCATTGAGCGCATGGCGCAGCATTGGCTGGCGTTGCTGCAAGGCATCGTAGATGCACCGGATCGCGCGGTAGGTGAACTGGCGCTGCTGAGTGCGGCTGAGCAGCAGATGATTCTGCAGGACTGGAACTCGACCTCTGAAACCTACCCGTTGGACGCGTCGGTTCAGCAGTTGATTGAAACTCAGGTGCTGAAGGCGCCGGGCGCGCAAGCTCTGGCGTTTGGCGATGTATCGCTGAGTTACAGCGAGCTGAATACCCGCGCCAACCAGTTGGCCCATCAGTTGATCGCCCACGGCGTCGGCCCGGATGTGCTGGTGGGCATCGCCGTTGAGCGGTCGATTGAAATGGTGGTGGGGTTGCTGGCGATCCTCAAGGCGGGCGGGGCGTATGTGCCGTTTGATCCTGAGTATCCGCAGGAACGTTTGCAGTACATGATCGAAGACAGCGGCATTGGTTTGTTGCTGACGCAGCAGGCGCTGGTTTCTCAACTGCCTGTTCCGCAAGGCCTGCAAACACTGGTTCTAGACCAGTTGAACAACACAGGTTTCAGCTCCGAAAACCCGAATATCCCGGTCACCGGCGAAAACCTCGCCTACGTGATCTACACCTCCGGCTCCACCGGCAAACCCAAAGGCGCCGGCAACCGCCATTCGGCGCTGACCAACCGCCTGTGCTGGATGCAGCAGGCTTACCAACTGGGCGCCAGCGACACCGTGCTGCAGAAAACTCCGTTCAGCTTCGACGTGTCGGTGTGGGAATTTTTCTGGCCGCTGATCACCGGCGCGCGCCTGGTCGTCGCCGCCCCCGGCGATCATCGCGACCCCGCCAGGCTGGTCGAGTTGATCAACCGCGAGCAAGTCAGCACCTTGCACTTCGTGCCGTCGATGTTGCAGGCCTTCCTGCAGGACACGGGCGTAGCCCAGTGCACCAGCCTCACGCGCATCGTGTGCAGCGGCGAAGCGTTGCCGGCGGACGCGCAGCAACAGGTATTCGCCAAGCTTCCACAAGCCAATCTTTACAACCTCTACGGCCCAACCGAAGCCGCCATCGACGTGACCCACTGGACCTGCGTCGAAGAGGGCCGCGACAGCGTGCCGATCGGTCGCCCGATTGCCAACCTGGCCTGCTACATCCTCGACGACAACCTGGAGCCGGCGCCCGTCGGCGTCCTCGGCGAGCTGTACCTGGGCGGGGAAGGGCTGGCACGCGGTTACCATCGTCGCCCGTCCCTGACTGCCGAGCGTTTTGCCGTCAGCCCGTTTGGCCACGGCGAGCGCCTGTACCGCACCGGTGACCTGGCACGCTACCGCGCCGATGGCGTGATCGAATACGCCGGGCGCATCGACCATCAGGTCAAGCTGCGTGGCCTGCGTATCGAATTGGGCGAGATCGAAGCGCGTTTGCTTGAGCATGAAGTCGTGCGTGAAACCGCCGTCACCGTCATTGATGGCAAGCACCTGCTGGCTTACGTGGTACTCGCTGAAACCCGCGACAACTGGCGCGAAACCTTAAGTGCCTACCTGCAACAAAGCCTGCCGGATTACATGGTGCCCAACCAGTGGATGCTACTGGAGCAACTGCCGCTGTCGCCCAACGGCAAGCTGGACCGCAAGGCGCTGCCGAAACCGGATGCGGCGGTGCAGCAAGCCTACGTGGCGCCACGCAGCGAGCTGGAGCAGCGCATTGCCTCTGTCTGGGCCGATGTGTTGCGGGTGGAGCAGGTCGGTGTAACCGACAACTTCTTTGAGTTGGGCGGCGACTCGATCATCTCGATCCAGGTGGTGGGGCGTGCACGGCAGGCGGGGATTCATTTCACCCCCAAAGAGCTGTTCCAGTACCAGACCGTGCAAAGCCTGGCCGCGGTTGCACGTTTAGGGAGCGCCGGGGAGCAAATCGATCAGCGTTCCGTCACGGGCGTGACGCCGCTGTTGCCGTTCCAGCAGTGGTTCTTTGAGAGTGCTGTACCCGATGCGCACCACTGGAACCAGTCCGTGCTGCTGCGGCCCGCGCACAATGTTGAGCTGGCAGCGCTTGAGGCATCGCTTCAGGCGCTGGTGCTTCACCACGATGCCTTGCGCCTGCGTTTCAGTGAGCACAACGGCCAATGGCAGGCGGAACATGCCGGCGATGTGTCGCAAGCGCCGCTGGCCGTGGCTGCCCACGTGGCTGATGACGTGGAGTTGTTGGCGCTGTGCGAACAGGCCCAACGCAGTTTGAACCTGCACCAGGGCCCGCTGTTGAAGGGCGTGCTCGCTACCCTGGCGGACGGCAGCCAGCGTGTGCTGCTGGTGATCCATCACCTGGTGGTCGATGGCGTCTCCTGGCGGGTGTTGTTCGAAGACCTGCAAACGGCTCACACGCAGGTTTCCCTGGGCCTGCCCGTCACACTGCCGGCCAAAACCAGTGCCTTCAAAACCTGGGCCGAGCGCTTGCAAGGCTATGCCGGTGAGGCCGCCTTGCACGGGCAACTGCCTTATTGGCAAGCGCAGTTGCAAGGCGCTGCCTCCTCGCTGCCTTGCCACACACCCGACGCCCCTCTGCGTAACCGTGACGCGCGCACGGTGCAGACCCGCTTGAGTGTTGAAGCCACCCAGCGTTTGCTGCAACAGGCGCCGGCTGCCTACCGCACCCAGGTCAACGACCTGCTGCTGACCGCCCTGGCGCGTGTGATCTGCGCCTGGACCGGCCAGCCTTCAACACTGATTCAGCTTGAGGGGCATGGCCGCGAGGCATTGTTCGATGAGATCGACCTGACCCGCACTGTCGGCTGGTTTACCACCGCGTTTCCCGTGCGTTTGACCCCGCAGGACGATCTCGCCGGTTCGATCAAACAGATCAAGGAACAACTGCGCGCGATTCCCGACAAAGGTATCGGTTTCGGTGTGCTGCGTTATCTGGGGGACGCATCCACCCAGGCGCTGCTGCGCGACTTGCCGGTGCCGCGCATTACCTTCAACTACCTTGGTCAGTTCGACGCCAGTTTTGACGACGGCCAGGGCGCCCTGTTTGCCCCGGCGACGGAAGACCGCGGGCTCGAGCAGAGCCCTTTGGCGCCGCTCGGCAACTGGCTGACCCTCGATGGCCAGGTGTATGGCGGCCAGTTGAGCATCGCCTGGACCTTCAGCGAGCAGATGTTCGATACGCCTACGCTGCAGCGCCTGGCGGATGACTACGCAGAACAACTGACCGCGTTGATCGAGCATTGCACCCACAGCGCCCACGTTGGTGTTACCCCGTCGGATTTCCCGCTGGCCAGGCTCAGCCAGGCGCAACTCGACCAACTGCCGGTCAATGCCCGCTCGATCGAAGACATTTACCCGCTCTCGCCGATGCAGCAGGGCATGCTGTTCCATAGCCTGCTCGAGCAGGATGCCGGTGACTACATCAACCAGATGCGCCTGCGGGTTCAAGGCCTCGACGTCGAGCGCTTCTGTGCGGCCTGGCAGGCTGCACTGGACGCCCATTCCATACTGCGCAGCGGTTTTGTATGGGAGGGTGACTTGCCGCATGCCTTGCAAATCGTTCAGCGCGATGTGCATTTGCCCGTCGAACTGCTCGACTGGCAAGGCCATGAAGACCTTTCCGAGCGCCTCGATCAACTGGCGGACGACGAGCGTCGACGCGGCTTCGACCTGGCCCGTGCGCCGTTGTTGCGCCTGCGGCTGGTACGAACCGGCGCCGGGGAACATGAGCTGATTTATACCCATCACCATATCCTGATGGATGGCTGGAGCAACTCGCAGCTGCTGGGCGAAGTCCTGCAGCGCTACAGCGGGCAGGCGATCGAGTCTGTCGGCCGCTACCGCGATTACATCGACTGGCTGCAACGTCAGGATGCCGGCGCAGCGCAAGGCTATTGGCAGGCGCAGTTGGCAACGCTGCAGGCCCCCACCCATCTGGCACAAAGCCTGGCCGGGGCTGTGCAGCCGATGGATGTGCAGGGCTACGAACAACAGGTTCATGTGGTCGGCGCCGAGCAGGTTCGGCATCTGGCCCGGTTCGCGCGGGAACAGAAAGTCACCCTCAACACGATGCTCCAGGCCGCCTGGCTGCTGGTGCTGCAACGCTACACCGGCCAGCCGACGGTGGCTTTTGGCGCGACGGTGGCGGGGCGTCCGACGGAGCTTGCCGGGGCGCTGCAGCAGATCGGTTTGTTTATCAATACCCTGCCGGTCATTGCGCGCCCCGACCCACAGTTGTCGGTGGCCGATTGGCTGCAACAGGTTCAAGACATCAATCTGGGCCTGCGCGAGTATGAGCACACCCCCTTGTTCGATATCCAGCGCTGGGCCGGGCAGGGCGGCGAGGCGTTGTTCGACAGCCTGCTGGTCTTTGAAAACTACCCGGTTTCCGAGGCGTTGCAGCGCGGCGCGCCGGACGGCTTGAGTTTTGGCGCGGTTGCCAGCCGTGAGCAGACCAACTACGCGCTGACCCTGGGCTGCAACCTGGGCGAAGAGCTGGAGCTGCATTACAGCTTCATGTGCAAGCACTTCAGCGCTGCACAGGTGCGTCGCTTGCACGCTCAATTAGAGGGGCTGCTTGATCAACTGGGTCGCGCACCGCAAACGCGCCTGGGGGATTTGTCGCTGTTGTCCCCGCAGGACAGCGCCGAGCTGTACGCGAGCAACCAGCCGGCTCCGGCCCGTGACGTGCGATATGTGCATGAACGTATCAGCGCTCAGGCAGAGCGGCGCCCACAGGCGCCCGCCGTGTTGTTCGATGACCATGTAACGAACTTCGCCGAGCTGCACAGCCAGTCGAACCGCCTGGCGCAGTACCTGGTGGCCCAGGGCGTCCGGCCGGAAGTGCGGGTGGGCGTTGCCCTGTCGCGCGGGCCGCAGATGCTGGTGGCGTTGCTGGCCGTGCTCAAGGCGGGCGGTGCCTACGTGCCGCTGGACGCAAGCTACCCGCGCGAGCGCCTGGCTTATCTGATGGACGATTCCGGAATCGGCCTGCTGCTGACCGATTCGCGCCTGCGTGGGCAACTGCCGCTGCCGACGGGGCTGTTGGCGCTTGAACTCGATACCCTCGACCTCGCCGATTGGCCCGATAGCGCTCCGAGCGTGCGTGTGCATGACGAAAGCCTGGCCTACGTGATTTACACCTCTGGCTCTACGGGCCAGCCCAAAGGTGTTTGCGTAGCCCACGGCCCGCTGGCGATGCACTGCGAGGCCATCGGCCAGCGTTATGCGATGACCGAAGACGATTGCGAGCTGCATTTCATGTCATTTGCGTTTGACGGCGCTCATGAACGCTGGCTGACCGCCTTGACTCACGGCAGCCGCCTGGCAGTGCGCGATGACAGCTTGTGGAGCCCTGAGCAAACCTATGCGGCGATGCATCGCTATGGCGTCAGCGTCGTGGCGTTCCCGCCTGCTTATTTATTGCAATTGGCCGAGCACGCCGAGCTCCACGGCAACCCTCCACCGGTGCGCATTTATTGCTTTGGCGGCGACGCGGTGCCCAATGACAGCTTCGAGCGCGTGCGCGATGCGCTCAAGCCTGAGCACATCATCAATGGTTATGGTCCGACCGAGACGGTGGTGACCCCGCTGATCTGGAAGGCCGACGCCCTTGCCCGTTGCGGCGCGGCCTATGCGCCGATCGGCAGCCGCATCGGCAACCGCAGTGCCTGGGTATTGAGTGCTGACCTGGACGTGCTGCCGCACAGTGTCGCCGGTGAGTTGTTCCTGGGCGGTGAAGGCCTGGCGCGGGGGTATCTGGATCGCCCGGGCATGACCGCTGAACGCTTTGTGCCCGACCCCTTTGGCGTGCCCGGTGGCCGTCTGTATCGCAGCGGTGACCGTGTGCGCCGCCGCGAGGATGGCATTTTCGATTACCAGGGGCGCGTAGACCACCAGGTGAAAATTCGCGGCTTCCGAGTCGAGCTGGGTGAAGTTGAAGCGCGGCTGCTGGAGCAGGCGTCGGTGCGGGATGCCGCGGTTGTGGCGCATGCCGGTCCGGGTGGTCAGCAGTTGGTCGGATACGTGGTGCCGATGCAACAGGATGAGGCGTTGCTGCCGTGGTGCGATGCCCTCAAGGCCGAGCTCAAGCGCAGCCTGCCGGATTACATGGTGCCCACCCACCTGTTGGCGTTGGAGCGCATGCCGTTGACGCCCAATGGCAAGCTGGACCGCAAGGCTCTGCCCAAACCGGATGTCAGCACGTTGCAGCAGCATTATGTGGCCCCGGTGTCGGCGCTGGAGCAGCAGGTTGCGGCGATCTGGGCAGAGGTGTTGCGCCTGGAACGTGTCGGGCTGAGCGACCACTTCTTCGAACTGGGCGGCCATTCCTTGCTGGCCACGCAGGTGATTTCCCGGGTGCGCCATGCATTGGGGATCGCGCTGCCGCTCAAGGCGCTGTTTGAACACAGTACCTTGCAGGCCTTTGTGCAGTGCCTTGGCCCGGTCGCCGGGGAGGCGCGCGAAACCGCGATGGCGGCCGTCGATCGCAGCCAGCCCCTGGCCTTGTCCTATGCCCAGGAACGCCAATGGTTCCTCTGGCAACTGGACCCGCAGGGCAGCGCCTATCACATTCCGACCGCATTGCGTTTGCGCGGCCCGCTGGACCTCTCGGCGCTGCACTACAGTTTTGACCGGCTGATCGAGCGGCACGAGAGCCTGCGCACGCACTTCACTCAGGTCGATGGCCGGGTGATTCAAGTCGTCGGGGCGCCGGTAAGCCTGGACATTGCGGTGGAGGACGCCAGCGGTGCGGACGATGCCTTCCTGCGTGCCCGTATCGACGCGGCACTCGCCGAGCCGTTCGACTTGCGCCAGGGCCCGCTGTTGCGCGCCAGCCTGTTGCGGCTGTCGGCGCAAGAACACGTGCTGGTTCTGGCGCAACATCACATCGTCTCCGATGGCTGGTCGATGCAGGTGATGGTTGACGAGCTGGTGGAACTGTACGCCGCCCGGGTTCAATCACTGCCCGCAGAGTTGCCGGCGTTGCCGATTCAATACGCTGACTACGCCCAATGGCAGCGCGACTGGATGGACGCGGGGGAGCGCGAGCGACAGTTGGCCTATTGGCTGGCGAACCTGGGTGGTGAGCCTTCGGCGCTTGAGTTGCCGCTGGACCGCCCGCGTCCGGCGGTGCAAAGCCATCGTGGTGCGCGCCTGGATATCGCCTTGCCGGCGGCGTTGGCGACGTCGCTGCAAGCCCTGGCGCGGCAACAGGGTGTGACGCTGTTTATGCTGTTGTTGGCCTCTTTCCAGATACTGCTGCATCGCTACAGTGCCCAACGCGATATCCGCGTCGGCGTGCCGGTTGCCAACCGCCACCGCAGCGAGACCGAACGGCTGATCGGCTTCTTCGTCAATACCCAGGTATTGAAGGCCGAGCTCGACCCCCAGACGGGCTTTGATCAACTGCTGCAACAGGTCAAGCAACAGGCACTCGCGGCGCAGGAACATCAGGACTTGCCGTTCGAGCAACTGGTTGAAGCCTTGGCGCCGGCCCGCGACCTGAGCCGCAGCCCGTTATTTCAGGTGCTGTTCAACCACCAGACCGCTGCCCGGCGTGACGCCAGTGCCCGACAGGTCTGCGGCCTCAGTTTTGAAGGCGTTGACTGGGACACCCATACCGCGCAGTTCGATCTGGCCCTGGAAACCTACGAAAGCGCGGAGCAACTGCACGCGTCGCTGACCTATGCCACCGACCTGTTCGACGCCGCCACCGTCGAACGCATGGCCCGGCATTGGCGGGCCCTGTTGCAAGGCCTGGTCGAGCAGCCGCGCTGCCGTGTCGGTGAACTGCCGATGCTGGCAGACCAGGAGCGCCTGGCCACGTTGGCGCAATGGAACGGCCAGCCGGCGACGTTTGCACAAACCGCCGTGCTTCACCGTTTGATCGAAGCCCAGGCCGCGCAGGTGCCTGATGCGGTGGCCCTGGTGCTGGGCGATCAGCAACTGAGCTACGGTGAACTCAACCGTCAAGCCAACCGCGTGGCCCATGCCTTGATCGCCGAGGGGGTCGGCCCGGAAGTGCTGGTGGGCATTGCGGTAGAGCGCTCGTTCGACATGCTGGTGGGCCTGCTGGCGATTCTCAAGGCCGGCGGCGCCTATGTGCCGCTGGACCCGGCGTACCCTGCCGACCGCCTGCACTACATGATCGAAGACAGCGGCCTGAAGCTGTTGTTGACCCAATGGCCACAGCCGACGCCGGCCGGGGTGCGCAACCTGTCTATTCAGGGCGACCACCCGGCGATCGAGCACAACCCTCAGGTCGATGTGGGGCCGGACAACCTGGCCTACGTGATTTACACCTCCGGCTCCACGGGCAAACCCAAAGGCACCTTGTTGCCTCACCGTAACGTGTTGCGCCTGTTCGATGCGACCCGGGGCGAATTCAACTTCGGCCCGCAAGACTGCTGGACGCTGTTTCACTCCTACGCGTTCGACTTTTCGGTGTGGGAGATCTTCGGGGCGCTGCTGCACGGTGGCCGCCTGGTGATTGTGCCGCAGGAGGTCAGCCGTTCACCGCAGGCGTTCTTCGAATTGCTGTGTGCCGAGCATGTCACCGTGTTGAATCAGACACCGTCGGCGTTCAAGCAGTTGATGCAGGTGGCGTGTGCGGATGAGGCTTCGCGCACGACGTCGCTGCGTTACGTGGTCTTCGGCGGCGAGGCCCTGGAGGTCAACAGCCTGCGCCCGTGGTTCGAGCGCTTTGGTGATTCGACGCCGCAATTGGTCAACATGTACGGCATTACCGAAACCACGGTTCACGTGACGTATCGCCCGCTGTCGCTGGCCGACCTGAACAATGGTGCATCGAGCCCGCTGGGCGCGGCGATTGCGGACTTGTCCTGGTACGTGCTGGATGCCGATCTCCACCCGGTACCCAAAGGCTGCATCGGCGAGTTGTATGTCGGACGTGCCGGGCTGGCGCGCGGGTATCTGAACCGCGCCGACCTCACCAGTACACGCTTCGTGGCGGACCCGTTCAGCCGTGACGGCGGGCGGCTGTACCGGACGGGTGACCTGGCGCGCTACTGCGCCAATGGCGTCATCGAGTACGCAGGTCGTATCGACCACCAGGTAAAAATCCGCGGCTACCGGATTGAACTGGGCGAAATCGAAGCGCGCCTGCAAGGCTTGCCGTCGGTGCGCGAAGCGGTGGTGTTGGCCACCGAGGGGCCTGGCGGCACGCAACTCGTTGGTTATCTGGTGGCCTCTGCGCCCGTGGACGATGAGGCCGCGTGGCGCGAAAGCCTGCGCGCAAGCCTCAAGGCGCACCTGCCTGATTACATGGTGCCCGCGCACTTGCTGCTGCTGGCGCACATGCCGCTGACCGCCAACGGCAAGCTGGACCGCAAGGCCCTGCCGCAGCCGGATGCACGTGTGTTGCAACAGGCCTTCGTGGCGCCGCAAAGCGAGCTTGAGTGCAAGGTGGCCGCGATCTGGGCCGATGTCTTGAAGCTGGAACAGGTCGGCATGACCGACCATTTCTTTGAACTGGGAGGTCACTCCCTGCTGGTGATAAATATTGTGTCGCGTATTCAACTAGAACTGGGCATGACCCTGGTCCCGCAACTGTTGTTCCAGTACCCGGTATTGGGCGATCTGGTGGTGCAATTGCAAAACAGCGGCGAACAGGTCAGCGCCTCGAAGCTCAGCTTGCTGGAAGACCTGCTAGACGAAATGGAGGGCGTGTAA